Proteins from one Drosophila gunungcola strain Sukarami chromosome 3R, Dgunungcola_SK_2, whole genome shotgun sequence genomic window:
- the LOC128252753 gene encoding centromere protein J, whose translation MPKTDGSPIGKSLTQDAIAQRLAALSRWQDEQKRLLQERQSNQRVLLGLEQRNMYKMLGLLHQEAVSRESSVLEESQWDEDHSIQMPRLTAEQDDQEPEVPLTSPQPAKPKRPFLRRGEGLQQRFKINPDQLRLENLPRYKYANAHPQFRTSQQQKKGILKKQQAETAPPPTAPAPKPPAQIDLNEQRFQQVLMNSKNVCNSTPDLKSSYASSTTASSISPRVRFVEQRNRAGQTTHADDEASSEASPLTGVCWAKVLDTQSIKPAQIQRRSAQIRVEDDSNVSIFELLEQKATEGNIDMNSSCIRTFMARKDQRRIIADDSDHIVVTQEVRQMRLQPQVDQVLVHELEEEEDDEQPSSDQTLTATPLQVGKTQVRVRFSDSNDTQEYSDATSLNDGSNVQLFEQFKSALFQALEQKKKSSPSQQKEEPLTQELQEKANLVRTRLEELEAEIATFKAQNAELLRLKQQHELEQAKCTQDHMEAMERVHDEKIQAEIYLHDERMKIEEERRKFEQQMRLQKSNANTKEKKEIAALKQELEALQLQLKQKETNHVSAQARLRAQLRASEKEQRNYRDEIELLSRENKRLEQELVRIGRENNSKMLQEINRNIARLAPKVVPSASASQPLDENGRRTQSLDGTAGKPAVKQREASHRRQSSGTAQVRSRSRSLGRSKKKPEALDESFASSSSGDVEEVLPPVATATVDPPATANSSSDFKREIMNADGSKDIWYPNGNLKKISADGMNVRMLYFNKDIKETDIREGTVKYYYAETNTWHTSYLDGLEILEFPNGQTEHRRKDGTIEIHFPNNSIKVVDPSDAEKLEEWRYADGTHLVQLRNGDKILNLPNGQKEIHTKLNKRREYPDGTVKLVYPDGSQETRYSNGRVRLKDKDGKLIMDTDYAKY comes from the exons ATGCCAAAGACTGACGGAAGCCCCATTGGAAAGTCCCTTACGCAGGATGCCATCGCGCAGCGTCTGGCGGCACTAAGTCGCTGGCAGGACGAGCAGAAGCGACTGTTGCAGGAGCGTCAAAGCAACCAGCGCGTTTTGCTCGGCTTGGAACAGCGCAATATGTACAAAATGCTGGGATTGCTGCACCAGGAGGCGGTCAGCCGGGAGAGCAGTGTGCTGGAGGAATCGCAGTGGGACGAGGATCACTCCATACAAATGCCTCGCCTCACGGCGGAGCAGGACGACCAGGAGCCGGAAGTTCCTTTGACCAGTCCCCAGCCGGCCAAGCCCAAGCGTCCGTTCCTGCGCCGCGGCGAGGGTCTACAGCAGCGCTTCAAGATCAATCCGGACCAGCTGCGCTTGGAGAACCTGCCGCGCTACAAGTACGCCAATGCCCACCCCCAGTTTCGCACGTcgcagcagcagaagaaggGCATCCTGAAGAAGCAGCAGGCAGAAACAGCTCCTCCTCCGACAGCTCCTGCTCCCAAACCTCCAGCACAAATCGATCTCAACGAGCAGCGCTTCCAGCAGGTGCTAATGAACTCAAAGAACGTCTGCAATTCCACGCCGGATCTTAAGTCTTCCTATGCATCCTCCACCACAGCCTCCAGTATCTCGCCCAGGGTTCGATTTGTAGAGCAGAGGAACAGAGCCGGGCAGACCACGCATGCGGATGATGAAGCCTCCTCGGAGGCCAGTCCATTGACGGGAGTTTGCTGGGCCAAGGTGTTGGACACACAGAGCATCAAGCCTGCTCAAATCCAAAGACGCTCAGCTCAAATTCGAGTGGAAGACGACAGCAACGTCAGCATATTTGAGCTCCTCGAGCAGAAGGCCACGGAGGGCAACATTGATATGAACTCCAGCTGCATTCGCACCTTCATGGCACGCAAGGATCAGCGCCGTATTATAGCTGATGACTCCGATCACATTGTGGTCACACAGGAGGTGCGCCAGATGCGATTGCAACCGCAGGTAGACCAGGTGCTGGTGCACGAattggaggaggaggaggatgacgAACAGCCGTCCAGTGACCAGACCTTGACAGCGACACCCTTGCAGGTGGGAAAAACCCAAGTGCGAGTGCGCTTTTCCGACTCCAATGATACCCAGGAATACTCTGATGCTACCAGCCTAAACGACGGCTCCAATGTTCAGCTCTTCGAACAGTTCAAGTCCGCTCTCTTCCAGGCCTTAGAGCAGAAGAAGAAGTCAAGTCCCAGCCAGCAGAAAGAGGAACCCCTCACCCAAGAGCTACAAGAAAAGGCTAATCTCGTGCGCACACGGCTCGAGGAACTTGAGGCCGAGATAGCCACCTTTAAGGCGCAGAATGCCGAACTGCTCCGACTCAAGCAGCAGCACGAGCTGGAGCAGGCTAAGTGCACCCAGGATCACATGGAGGCGATGGAGCGCGTCCACGACGAAAAGATTCAGGCGGAAATCTACCTGCATGACGAGCGCATGAAAATAGAGGAGGAGCGTCGCAAGTTCGAGCAGCAGATGCGCCTCCAGAAGAGCAATGCAAACACCAAGGAGAAGAAGGAGATCGCCGCCTTGAAGCAGGAGTTGGAGGcactgcagctgcagctcaAGCAGAAGGAGACGAACCACGTTTCGGCACAGGCACGACTCCGAGCTCAACTGCGGGCCAGTGAGAAGGAGCAGCGCAACTACCGCGACGAGATCGAGCTGCTGAGCAGGGAAAACAAGCGTCTGGAGCAGGAGCTAGTAAGGATCGGCCGCGAGAACAACAGCAAAATGCTGCAGGAGATCAACCGAAACATTGCCCGTCTGGCACCCAAGGTG GTGCCATCTGCCTCTGCGTCGCAACCTCTCGACGAGAACGGTCGTCGCACCCAGTCCCTGGATGGCACTGCTGGTAAGCCAGCAGTTAAGCAGCGGGAAGCCTCACACCGTCGCCAAAGCAGCGGCACTGCCCAAGTTAGGAGTCGCAGTCGCTCCCTGGGCAGGAGCAAGAAAAAGCCAGAGGCTTTGGATGAGAGCTTCGCCTCCAGCAGCTCTGGGGATGTGGAGGAAGTTCTGCCACCAGTGGCAACTGCCACAGTCGATCCCCCAGCGACTGCCAACTCCAGCAGCGATTTCAAACGGGAGATAATGAATGCGGATGGCAGCAAGGACATTTGGTACCCGAACGGCAATCTTAAGAAGATCAGCGCAGATGGCATGAACGTTCGCATGCTGTACTTCAACAAGGACATCAAAGAGACTGACATTAGGGAGGGCACAGTGAAGTATTACTACGCTGAGACCAACACGTGGCACACTTCCTACCTGGACGGTTTGGAAATACTAGAGTTTCCCAACGGACAGACCGAGCACCGCCGCAAGGACGGCACCATTGAGATCCACTTCCCCAACAACAGCATCAAGGTGGTTGACCCCAGCGATGCAGAGAAGCTAGAGGAGTGGCGGTATGCGGACGGAACTCACCTAGTGCAGCTCCGGAATGGCGACAAGATTCTGAATCTACCCAATGGCCAAAAAGAGATTCACACAAAGCTGAACAAGCGAAGGGAGTACCCGGACGGCACTGTCAAGCTGGTCTATCCGGATGGCAGCCAGGAAACGCGCTACTCTAACGGTCGCGTCCGCCTGAAGGACAAAGATGGCAAGCTTATCATGGACACAGACTATGCCAAGTACTAG
- the LOC128252769 gene encoding melanoma-associated antigen B16 — protein MASTSRAARIQNGSLSQPTQIIRDVDDKVRAILNYILDHTAQKIPIKDKDLVPAAGDRNELKKRLPLVTELLAKRFGILLTPLDAASKTFICIAEEPVASIHELTPAQRPQFTLLYIILMYIFLRGNRIEDSKLYAMLEMLNIQADEEHGYFGASVRKQIEETFVKQQYLKRERSQLSAYDDFKTFFLWGPRAKAEFTYEQIVQFGSKLLKQDPKIFQHHLTMAQEGASAEQ, from the coding sequence ATGGCCAGCACTTCCCGCGCAGCTAGAATTCAGAATGGCAGTCTTTCGCAGCCAACACAGATCATTAGGGATGTGGACGACAAGGTGCGCGCTATTTTAAACTACATTTTGGATCACACAGCCCAGAAGATTCCCATCAAGGACAAGGATTTGGTGCCAGCGGCCGGCGACAGGAACGAGCTGAAGAAACGGCTCCCTCTGGTCACAGAGTTGCTGGCCAAGCGGTTTGGTATTTTGCTCACCCCCTTGGATGCGGCCTCCAAAACGTTCATTTGTATTGCGGAGGAGCCGGTGGCCTCCATCCACGAGCTGACGCCGGCACAAAGGCCCCAGTTCACGCTGCTGTACATCATCCTCATGTACATCTTCCTGCGCGGAAACCGCATCGAGGACTCCAAGCTGTACGCCATGCTGGAGATGCTGAATATCCAGGCGGACGAGGAGCACGGCTACTTCGGCGCCAGTGTGCGCAAGCAGATCGAGGAGACGTTCGTGAAGCAGCAGTACCTGAAGCGGGAGCGCTCCCAGCTGAGCGCCTACGACGACTTCAAGACCTTCTTCCTCTGGGGACCGCGTGCCAAGGCGGAGTTCACCTACGAGCAGATCGTGCAGTTTGGCTCCAAGCTCCTAAAACAGGATCCCAAGATCTTCCAACACCACCTGACCATGGCCCAGGAGGGTGCTAGTGCTGAGCAGTAG
- the LOC128252750 gene encoding LOW QUALITY PROTEIN: putative epidermal cell surface receptor (The sequence of the model RefSeq protein was modified relative to this genomic sequence to represent the inferred CDS: inserted 2 bases in 2 codons; deleted 2 bases in 2 codons), whose protein sequence is MQTCRRRKASGDSATIMWSRMCLASLCGLLLLGIQIERAASAPAGEDAAATTMPPLDTTTDAPDAAATATTTPAASAASAASAAPASNAVEQSINIGIGIGNITSEAADGSTTSTTTTTEAANKSNAAETEFTTMLPVPSSLPEESSMRSTSIEPITSTEPTTTPRQETEGSNQQTVFSNTEPDQSHIQHIPLRDEHAESSGSDDATTEMLREQRQHEQDQQQNELNQISNEQDDVVKDLNNFRHPATLITASNSNSHSEENGEIESEKRAETTTPAAAAAAAAAAATTSTEATATGTPATGTPATSNSSTTEASVQSEREEDPYHVHILSENHDRLAEHEDYQMLSTSTEEQSTATTTTATSTSTTESGLVAGIVVSQENKATAEPSTDTESTSTSTTTAAPSTATTSRARAMHMNEPENESATTIMPDSESGPVINIVEGQHMLQEEEKALAKEPDSSSTTEASTTTPPPTEPSPFVAFAGEGRSAGGGDDVELFLHHNASSHEQFMDLSDVNMDGDQNEGSSSSSTTTTSTTTSTSTTAQPETEMPKIVEITASGDTMQRECMADDRSYKHGELMERECDERCTCNRGDWMCEPRCKGLSYPRGSQRSMANPNCREKLVAEDECCRVMECSEPLLEPTVIAAEGAATSTEGAGAGEAAATLPTTEDDATPKPRTDCHHMGGVYKFRERLEIGCEQICHCAEGGVMDCRPRCPERNHTRLDKCVFVKDPKDVCCQLELCDVTLDDHEQPTPLQSNANEDPEEQNPFGFQEQGRDAGGAGAKPTCTFKGTEYEVGQQFRDGCEQLCLCNEQGIHCAKLECPSNFGLDVQDPHCIRWEPVPADFKPSPPNCCPESMRCVDNGTCSYQGVQIENWSPVPANLTGCDQHCYCENGRVECRAACSPVPALPPADLPCHPALARLLPIPDDECCRQWACAPPVPKAGEEEEEEAATSTHASVPANETTTTTATATVGSSTASSKVPPVKKDEDKKASPGGAFYPTLDGKPPKSIGGLGIFEKPEKPEKGHKKVQHQQQQHQQQQHQHQHQQQEQQHQNDVIFDGDRAEEQEGPLPPNGXFVPFQFGHQHPHQPHLGPYGFYNPVKPVYEDYNPYEPFDINPNGTPQGKPPPVPTSQSDLFNILGADQPGHQGHPGNPGHPGHPGHPGHPGHPGHPGHPGQPVPPIHTGQPQKDNHNLGPQVRIEQILQHLQQTVPGGPPPSPHQQHQALAPQQHPQQQHPQQQHQHPGHYVPIVHSGVPPPPPGHGIAIVDGQTVAYESYPVIPGLGVPPHIGAATQQHQTTPQQHLQQTILPSSSTSSGLSTQASEHSLHQNQDKLAKQQQSGAGNLQPDIEVHTLEAIDPRSIRIVFTVPQVYVNLHGRVELRYSNGPSNDTSTWEQQIFAPPEDLIATSQMEFDLPSLEPNSLYKVKITLILRDLNSQPTSSVYTVKTPPERTITPPPPFTDYRPDFQDIFKNVEDPELTVSETNSSWLQLTWKKLGDDQMEYVDGVQLRYKELTGRIYSSSPLIHRTLTSYTIQNLQPDTGYEIGLYYIPLAGHGAEMRAGHMIKVRTAQKVDVYSFDVTVNVTKVKTQSVEISWNGVPYPEDKFVHIYRAIYQSDSGKEDSSVFKVAKRDSTTGTLIMDLKPGTKYRLWLEMYLTNGNTKKSNVVNFITKPGGPATPGKTGKLLTAGTDQPVGDYYGPLVVVSVIAXLAIMSTLALLLIITRRRVHQTASITPPRKSDAAYDNPSYKVEIQQETMNL, encoded by the exons atgCAAACGTGTCGAAGGAGAAAAGCCTCCGGCGACTCGGCCACGATCATGTGGAGCAGAATGTGCCTGGCCAGTCTCTGCGGATTACTGCTGCTTGGCATTCAAATCGAGCGAGCGGCGTCTGCGCCTGCAGGCGAGGATGCCGCGGCCACAACGATGCCCCCTTTGGATACCACCACAGATGCCCCAGACGCTGCTGCCACAGCCACCACAACTCCAGCTGCATCAGCCGCATCAGCCGCATCAGCCGCACCAGCCTCCAATGCCGTAGAACAAAGCATCAACAttggcatcggcatcggcaacATAACCAGCGAGGCAGCGGATGGTTCAACGACTTCAACGACGACAACAACTGAGGCGGCCAACAAATCGAATGCGGCCGAAACTG AGTTCACCACAATGTTGCCAGTGCCGAGCAGCCTGCCAGAGGAGTCCAGCATGCGATCGACCAGCATTGAACCCATCACCTCAACGGAGCCCACGACAACGCCGCGCCAGGAGACCGAGGGATCCAACCAGCAGACGGTCTTCTCCAACACGGAACCGGATCAGAGCCACATCCAGCACATTCCGCTGCGGGACGAGCACGCGGAGAGCAGTGGCAGTGACGACGCCACCACCGAGATGCTGCGGGAGCAGCGGCAGCACGAGCAGGACCAGCAGCAAAACGAGCTGAATCAGATCTCCAACGAGCAGGACGATGTGGTCAAGGATCTCAACAATTTCCGACATCCGGCCACGCTCATAACggccagcaacagcaacagccacaGCGAGGAGAACGGCGAAATCGAAAGTGAGAAACGAGCTGAGACAACgacgccagcagcagcagcagcagcagcagcagcagcggcaacaacatcCACtgaggcaacagcaacaggtaCACCGGCAACAGGTACGCCAGCAACCTCGAACAGTTCGACAACAGAGGCCTCAGTCCAGAGTGAGCGCGAAGAAGATCCCTATCATGTGCATATACTGTCCGAGAATCATGATCGCCTGGCCGAACACGAAGATTATCAAATGCTCTCAACCAGCACCGAGGAG CAGTCCACTGCAACTACCACCACAGCAACTTCGACCAGCACCACAGAGTCGGGGCTTGTGGCTGGTATTGTTGTCAGCCAGGAGAACAAGGCTACCGCTGAGCCGTCGACTGACACCGAGTCGACATCCACGTCCACGACAACAGCAGCGCCTTCAACTGCAACCACATCGCGCGCACGCGCCATGCATATGAATGAGCCAGAAAATGAGTCGGCCACCACAATAATGCCGGACAGCGAGTCGGGCCCAGTGATTAACATTGTCGAAGGACAACACATGCtgcaggaggaggagaaggcgCTGGCCAAGGAGCCGGACAGCAGCTCCACCACCGAGGCCTcgaccaccacc ccaccacccaccgagCCATCGCCATTCGTGGCCTTCGCCGGCGAGGGCCGATCGGCGGGTGGCGGCGACGATGTGGAGCTGTTCCTGCACCACAACGCCAGTAGCCACGAGCAGTTCATGGATCTCAGCGATGTCAACATGGACGGGGACCAAAACgagggcagcagcagcagcagcaccaccaccactagCACCACCACATCCACCTCGACCACTGCACagccggaaacggaaatgccCAAAATTGTGGAAATCACAGCCAGCGGAGATACCATGCAGCGAGAGTGCATGGCCGATGACAGGAGCTATAAG CACGGCGAGCTGATGGAGCGGGAGTGCGACGAGCGGTGCACCTGCAACCGCGGCGACTGGATGTGCGAGCCCCGGTGCAAGGGCCTCAGTTATCCGCGCGGCAGCCAGCGCAGCATGGCCAATCCCAACTGCCGGGAGAAGCTGGTGGCGGAGGACGAGTGCTGCCGGGTGATGGAGTGCAGCGAGCCGCTGCTGGAGCCCACGGTGATCGCCGCTGAGGGTGCGGCGACCTCCACCgagggagcgggagcgggcGAAGCCGCTGCGACCCTGCCCACGACCGAAGACGATG CCACGCCCAAGCCGCGCACTGACTGCCACCACATGGGCGGTGTGTACAAGTTCCGGGAGCGGTTGGAGATCGGCTGCGAGCAGATCTGTCACTGCGCCGAGGGCGGCGTCATGGACTGCAGGCCGCGCTGCCCGGAGCGAAACCACACGCGGCTGGACAAGTGCGTGTTCGTGAAGGACCCCAAGGACGTGTGCTGCCAGCTGGAGCTGTGCGACGTCACCCTGGATGACCATGAGCAGCCCACGCCGCTGCAGAGCAACGCCAACGAGGATCCCGAGGAGCAGAATCCCTTTGGCTTCCAGGAGCAGGGTAGAGATGCCGGCGGAGCCGGAGCCAAGCCCACGTGCACATTCAAGGGCACCGAGTACGAGGTGGGCCAGCAGTTCCGCGACGGCTGCGAGCAGTTGTGCCTGTGCAACGAGCAGGGCATACACTGCGCCAAACTGGAGTGCCCCTCGAACTTTGGCCTGGACGTCCAGGACCCGCACTGCATCCGCTGGGAGCCAGTTCCGGCGGACTTCAAGCCCTCGCCGCCGAACTGCTGTCCGGAGAGCATGCGCTGCGTGGACAACGGCACGTGCAGCTACCAGGGTGTGCAGATCGAGAACTGGTCGCCCGTGCCCGCCAATCTGACAG GTTGCGACCAGCACTGCTACTGCGAGAACGGACGTGTGGAGTGCCGGGCCGCCTGTTCGCCGGTGCCGGCTCTTCCTCCGGCGGACCTGCCCTGCCATCCGGCCCTGGCCCGCCTGCTGCCCATTCCCGACGACGAGTGCTGCAGGCAGTGGGCCTGTGCGCCGCCAGTCCCCAAAGcgggggaggaggaggaggaggaggcagCCACGTCGACCCATGCCTCAGTCCCAGCAAATG AAACCACAACAACGACAGCGACAGCAACCGTAGGGAGCAGTACCGCCAGTAGCAAGGTGCCCCCCGTCAAGAAAGATGAGGATAAAAAGGCTTCGCCAGGTGGCGCCTTCTATCCCACCCTGGATGGCAAGCCACCCAAGTCGATTGGTGGCCTTGGCATCTTCGAGAAGCCGGAGAAGCCCGAAAAGGGCCACAAGAAGgtgcagcatcagcagcagcagcatcagcagcagcaacatcagcatcagcatcagcagcaggagcagcaacaCCAGAACGACGTCATATTCGATGGTGACCGCGCGGAGGAGCAGGAAGGTCCCCTGCCCCCGAACG GGTTTGTGCCCTTCCAGTTCGGTCACCAGCATCCCCATCAGCCCCACCTCGGACCCTACGGCTTCTACAATCCCGTGAAGCCAGTCTACGAGGACTACAATCCCTACGAGCCCTTCGACATCAATCCCAATGGCACACCGCAGGGAAAGCCGCCACCAGTGCCGACTAGTCAGTCCGACTTGTTCAATATATTGGGTGCTGATCAACCAGGACATCAGGGTCATCCTGGGAATCCAGGTCATCCAGGTCATCCTGGGCATCCTGGGCATCCTGGGCATCCTGGGCATCCTGGGCATCCTGGACAGCCAGTACCACCGATTCATACTGGACAACCGCAAAAAGATAATCACAACCTGGGTCCGCAAGTGAGAATCGAACAGATACTGCAGCACCTGCAGCAAACTGTCCCAGGTGGACCGCCACCATCGccccaccagcaacatcaggCACTGGCACCGCAGCAAcatccgcagcagcaacatccgcagcagcagcatcaacatcCGGGTCACTATGTGCCCATAGTGCACAGTGGGgtgccaccgccgccgccagGACATGGCATTGCCATTGTCGATGGGCAGACTGTGGCCTACGAGAGCTACCCGGTGATTCCGGGACTGGGAGTGCCCCCCCACATCGGGGCTGCCACGCAGCAACACCAGACGACCCCGCAGCAGCACCTGCAGCAGACAATCCTGCCCAGCTCGAGCACCTCGTCGGGCCTTTCCACGCAGGCCAGTGAGCACAGTCTGCACCAGAACCAGGACAAGCTGgccaagcagcagcagtcag GAGCTGGCAACCTGCAGCCTGACATTGAAGTTCACACCCTGGAGGCAATCGATCCCCGATCCATCCGCATCGTCTTCACAGTTCCCCAGGTCTACGTGAATCTCCATGGACGTGTGGAGCTGCGCTACTCGAACGGACCCAGCAACGATACCTCCACCTGGGAACAGCAGATCTTTGCACCGCCCGAGGACCTCATCGCCACCTCCCAGATGGAGTTCGATCTGCCCAGTCTGGAACCAAACTCTCTGTACAAGGTGAAAATCACTCTGATCCTTCGCGACCTCAACTCGCAGCCCACAAGCAGTGTGTACACCGTAAAGACACCGCCAGAACGGACCATCACGCCGCCACCGCCGTTCACCGACTACAGGCCAGACTTCCAGGACATCTTCAAGAACGTGGAGGATCCCGAACTGACGGTCAGCGAAACGAACTCCAGCTGGCTGCAGTTGACGTGGAAGAAGCTTGGCGACGACCAGATGGAGTATGTCGACGGGGTGCAGCTGCGCTACAAGGAGCTGACGGGCAGGATCTACTCCTCGTCGCCGCTGATCCATCGCACGTTGACCAGCTACACCATCCAGAACCTCCAGCCGGATACGGGCTACGAAATCGGGCTCTATTACATTCCGTTGGCCGGACACGGGGCCGAAATGCGTGCCGGACACATGATCAAGGTGCGAACTGCCCAGAAGGTGGACGTGTACAGCTTCGATGTGACCGTCAACGTAACCAAGGTGAAGACCCAGAGTGTGGAGATCTCGTGGAACGGAGTGCCCTATCCGGAGGACAAGTTTGTGCACATCTATAGAGCCATCTACCAGAGCGACTCCGGCAAGGAGGATTCCAGCGTGTTCAAAGTGGCCAAGCGGGACAGCACCACCGGTACCCTGATCATGGACCTCAAGCCGGGCACCAAGTACCGCCTCTGGCTGGAGATGTACCTGACCAACGGCAACACCAAAAAGAGCAACGTCGTCAACTTCATCACGAAGCCAGGTGGTCCGGCCACCCCCGGCAAAACTG